In a genomic window of Telopea speciosissima isolate NSW1024214 ecotype Mountain lineage chromosome 5, Tspe_v1, whole genome shotgun sequence:
- the LOC122662122 gene encoding probable strigolactone esterase DAD2: MDINTSTPSLSLLQASLPSPSLHKTSEMGNNLLEILNVRVIGNGEKILVLAHGFGTDQSAWKSIIPYFTPQYRIVLYDLVCAGSVNPDYFDFRRYTSLEPYVEDLLSILDTLRIDKCAYVGHSVSAMIGILASIRRPDLFSKLILIGASPRFLNDRDYHGGFERGEIETVLTKMEANYEAWVNGFAPLAVGADVPAAVREFTRTLFNMRPDISLFVSRTVFNSDLRGILGLVKVPCCIIQTAKDVSVPVSVAMYLKNHLGGRNTVEILHTEGHLPHLSAPTLLVQVLRRALSR, encoded by the exons ATGGATATAAATACAAGTACTCCTTCCCTTTCACTCCTTCAGGCCTCACTCCCTTCACCTTCCCTTCACAAAACATCAGAAATGGGAAACAATCTTTTGGAGATTCTCAACGTAAGAGTGATAGGGAACGGAGAGAAGATACTTGTGCTCGCCCATGGCTTCGGCACTGATCAATCGGCATGGAAGAGTATCATTCCTTACTTCACTCCTCAGTACCGTATCGTACTCTACGATCTGGTCTGTGCAGGTAGCGTCAACCCTGACTATTTTGATTTCCGGCGCTACACTTCTCTGGAACCTTACGTCGAAGACTTACTCAGCATCCTTGACACCCTCCGCATTGATAAGTGCGCCTACGTCGGCCACTCCGTCTCCGCCATGATCGGCATCCTCGCCTCCATCCGCCGACCAGATCTCTTCTCCAAACTTATCCTCATCGGCGCCTCCCCAAG GTTCTTGAATGACAGAGATTATCATGGGGGATTCGAGAGGGGAGAGATCGAGACGGTATTAACGAAGATGGAAGCCAATTACGAGGCGTGGGTGAATGGATTCGCTCCATTAGCAGTGGGAGCAGATGTGCCGGCAGCTGTGAGGGAATTCACGAGGACTTTGTTTAATATGAGGCCAGACATATCGTTGTTCGTGTCGAGGACGGTGTTCAATAGCGATCTGAGGGGGATTCTAGGGCTGGTGAAGGTGCCTTGTTGCATCATCCAGACCGCGAAAGATGTATCGGTGCCGGTATCGGTGGCGATGTACTTGAAGAACCACCTTGGGGGTCGGAACACGGTGGAGATACTGCACACCGAAGGGCATTTGCCGCACCTGAGTGCGCCTACCTTACTGGTTCAGGTTCTCCGGCGAGCTCTGTCTCGGTGA